From Bacillus clarus, the proteins below share one genomic window:
- a CDS encoding helix-turn-helix domain-containing protein, whose amino-acid sequence MIGEIIKKLRKEKNITQEQLGNAIGVSKMAISYFEKGKKAPGRETLEKIADFFNITTDYLLGRSDDPELTEFESKVVTEEGNNILKLIETLPKEERQKAWEQLEMYVNYIKSKNNS is encoded by the coding sequence ATGATCGGAGAGATAATTAAAAAACTAAGAAAAGAAAAGAATATAACTCAAGAACAATTAGGTAATGCTATTGGAGTTTCTAAAATGGCTATCTCTTATTTTGAAAAAGGGAAAAAAGCGCCTGGTCGTGAAACATTGGAAAAAATAGCTGACTTTTTTAATATTACAACTGATTATCTATTAGGTAGATCAGATGATCCGGAATTAACTGAGTTTGAATCTAAGGTTGTGACTGAAGAAGGAAATAATATTTTAAAGCTAATAGAAACCCTTCCGAAAGAAGAGCGTCAAAAAGCATGGGAACAATTAGAAATGTATGTTAACTATATAAAATCAAAAAATAACAGCTAA
- a CDS encoding AimR family lysis-lysogeny pheromone receptor translates to MEALLKKINNDLYGAKITNKELAEYWGVTQSIVSDVLNGRTQMRFCYFSKTLNCLYKDMTIKRDLIKKYIEKNKLRNLREAMEYLALKGDFELLKQVVDKELNTGASCNKEWASVYNLIYRMYTEKWEFKTLYNLIVKKNKSSKTLEMQILTEILICQMLYHLGNYRLLFNRLQEIELDIKNIKNKFIRTCFEIRFKEAVCIISLQRGNINETREIAKEILDVSECNNFFVIPKINALLKIGESYIFEDYKTAKFFLGKSLEVLGGVSSLGIARKKQLIENTLNFLFIYWGEEIDCLEEGIHCAELAYLKVKQGKNKEAEELLMHLANRTGELTDFQTLYLGLAREDKKLIKKSLEMCEETGNIFYSQLPKKYLGLN, encoded by the coding sequence ATGGAAGCTTTGTTAAAAAAAATTAATAACGATTTGTATGGAGCAAAGATTACAAATAAAGAATTAGCAGAATATTGGGGGGTAACCCAAAGTATTGTTTCAGATGTTTTAAATGGGCGAACACAAATGAGGTTCTGTTATTTTTCTAAAACATTAAACTGTTTGTATAAAGATATGACCATAAAAAGAGATTTGATAAAAAAATACATAGAAAAAAATAAATTAAGAAATTTACGTGAAGCTATGGAGTACTTGGCTTTAAAGGGAGATTTCGAACTATTAAAACAAGTTGTTGATAAGGAATTGAACACTGGAGCTTCATGTAATAAAGAATGGGCTAGTGTATATAATCTAATTTATAGAATGTACACGGAGAAATGGGAATTTAAAACATTGTATAATTTAATCGTGAAAAAAAATAAAAGCTCTAAAACATTAGAAATGCAAATATTAACAGAGATTTTAATTTGTCAAATGTTATATCACTTAGGGAATTATAGGCTATTATTTAATCGATTACAAGAAATTGAATTAGATATTAAAAACATTAAAAATAAATTTATTAGAACATGTTTTGAGATTAGATTTAAAGAGGCTGTATGTATAATTTCTTTGCAACGAGGAAATATTAATGAAACAAGAGAAATTGCCAAAGAGATTTTAGATGTATCTGAGTGTAATAATTTTTTTGTAATTCCGAAAATAAACGCATTGTTAAAAATCGGAGAATCTTATATTTTTGAAGATTATAAAACTGCAAAGTTCTTTTTAGGAAAAAGTCTTGAAGTATTGGGAGGTGTTTCTAGCCTTGGAATTGCAAGAAAGAAGCAGCTTATCGAAAATACATTGAATTTTCTTTTTATTTATTGGGGAGAAGAAATTGATTGTTTAGAAGAGGGGATTCATTGTGCAGAATTGGCATATTTAAAAGTAAAGCAAGGTAAAAATAAAGAAGCAGAAGAGTTATTAATGCATTTAGCAAATCGAACCGGAGAACTTACTGACTTTCAAACTTTGTATCTGGGTTTAGCTAGAGAAGATAAAAAATTAATAAAAAAATCATTAGAAATGTGTGAAGAAACGGGGAATATTTTTTATTCACAGTTACCAAAAAAATATTTAGGTTTAAATTAA
- a CDS encoding DUF5065 family protein produces MKKLKSAVLIGALTIGGFTASGVFSIPNQASAAAVKSSPVVDDWRWQSFFLLHHNADYRAELAVGTLRHGDTFDITCEVGGFDNGIVKIYRINSIGDGMDELQRFITIQGKDTGQHFKSRFTTPITTVYTPGSYVAVLKVGEHYYYGDAFEITK; encoded by the coding sequence ATGAAGAAACTAAAGTCCGCAGTACTTATCGGCGCATTAACTATTGGTGGTTTTACAGCATCAGGAGTATTCTCAATACCAAATCAAGCATCAGCTGCAGCAGTAAAATCGTCACCTGTAGTGGACGATTGGAGATGGCAATCCTTTTTCCTACTTCATCACAATGCTGATTACCGAGCTGAGTTAGCTGTAGGCACGCTAAGGCATGGTGATACTTTTGATATTACATGTGAAGTTGGAGGCTTCGATAATGGTATTGTAAAAATATACCGTATAAATAGTATCGGTGATGGTATGGATGAGTTACAGCGATTTATAACAATCCAAGGCAAAGATACAGGTCAACACTTTAAGAGTAGATTCACTACACCTATCACAACTGTATATACACCAGGAAGCTATGTAGCTGTACTAAAAGTAGGTGAACATTACTATTACGGTGATGCGTTCGAAATTACGAAATAA